The following are from one region of the Gammaproteobacteria bacterium genome:
- a CDS encoding SDR family oxidoreductase, producing the protein MHKDIKKCHSSAGALVSAEFSYPAVHQVNLRAVFVLSRLIAKKMIAQKSGKIINISSNATFYGTPESGAYTASKAGINQLTKTMAIEWAPHNIQVNAICPGLTQYQIIARSLG; encoded by the coding sequence TTGCACAAGGATATAAAAAAGTGTCATTCCAGCGCAGGCGCATTAGTGTCCGCAGAGTTTTCGTACCCTGCAGTGCATCAAGTCAACTTACGCGCAGTGTTTGTACTCTCGCGCCTCATTGCAAAAAAAATGATTGCGCAAAAATCAGGAAAAATTATCAACATCTCTTCAAACGCTACTTTTTATGGCACGCCAGAAAGTGGTGCTTATACTGCGTCAAAAGCTGGCATTAATCAGCTTACTAAAACCATGGCTATCGAATGGGCACCGCATAATATTCAAGTGAATGCCATTTGTCCGGGACTAACCCAATACCAAATTATTGCGCGAAGTTTGGGATAA
- a CDS encoding MerR family transcriptional regulator — protein sequence MTTNNNNTQLPSIPDKLYFSIGEVAKFCEVKPHVLRYWEQEFEQLKPSKRRGNRRYYQRKDVLLVWQIKELLYGQGFTIEGARAQLLLSVEDISSLPLEILQRALTDLEDLLLELEAN from the coding sequence CTGACAACGAATAACAACAACACACAACTGCCGTCCATTCCAGATAAATTATATTTTAGCATTGGTGAAGTAGCAAAATTCTGCGAAGTCAAACCGCATGTGCTCCGATATTGGGAACAGGAATTCGAACAACTAAAGCCGTCCAAACGCCGTGGTAATCGTCGTTATTACCAGCGTAAAGATGTGTTGTTAGTTTGGCAAATCAAAGAATTATTATACGGCCAGGGTTTCACCATCGAAGGTGCCCGTGCACAGTTATTGTTGTCGGTAGAAGACATTAGCTCACTGCCGTTGGAAATATTGCAACGTGCTTTGACCGATCTAGAAGATTTACTTTTAGAATTGGAAGCCAATTAG
- the kdsB gene encoding 3-deoxy-manno-octulosonate cytidylyltransferase: MEFKVVIPARYASTRLPGKMLVDIAGKPMLQHVYERALKSGAESVIIAADDERIAKVAEDFGATVCMTSPDHNTGTERLAEAVVALGYQEDDIIVNLQGDEPLVPPVVIRQVAEDLEKYENARVATLYEPIKTIEELFNPHHVKVVMNKRGYALYFSRAPIAWDREHFQIPPKKNQKLVTQHFRHVGIYAYRVGFLQQYMEWESSPLEQMERLEQLRVLWNGGRVHLTQAQESVPSDVNTEEDLELVRKLLGKKA; this comes from the coding sequence ATGGAATTCAAAGTAGTCATACCCGCGCGCTATGCGTCAACGCGTCTACCGGGAAAAATGCTAGTCGATATCGCCGGCAAACCCATGTTACAACACGTCTACGAGCGCGCACTCAAAAGCGGTGCCGAGAGCGTCATTATTGCCGCAGATGATGAACGCATTGCCAAAGTTGCAGAAGATTTCGGCGCCACCGTCTGCATGACCTCCCCCGATCATAACACCGGCACCGAACGCCTCGCCGAAGCCGTAGTCGCCCTGGGCTATCAAGAAGATGACATCATCGTCAACTTACAAGGCGATGAGCCTTTAGTCCCACCGGTAGTCATCCGTCAAGTCGCCGAAGATTTAGAAAAATACGAAAACGCCCGCGTCGCCACCCTCTATGAACCGATTAAAACCATAGAAGAACTCTTCAACCCCCACCATGTTAAAGTGGTCATGAACAAACGCGGCTACGCCCTATATTTCAGCCGCGCCCCCATTGCCTGGGATCGTGAGCATTTTCAAATCCCACCCAAGAAAAACCAGAAACTCGTCACTCAGCATTTCCGCCATGTCGGTATCTACGCTTACCGTGTAGGCTTCTTGCAGCAATATATGGAATGGGAATCTTCCCCGTTGGAACAAATGGAACGCTTAGAACAGCTGCGCGTATTATGGAACGGCGGCCGCGTGCACCTAACCCAGGCACAAGAAAGCGTGCCCAGTGATGTGAACACTGAGGAGGATTTAGAGCTGGTGCGCAAGTTGTTGGGTAAAAAAGCATAA
- a CDS encoding Trm112 family protein yields MDYKLLQILACPICKGKLIYQKTTHELICTADQLAYPIRDGIPVMLADQARRLMQTEVQ; encoded by the coding sequence GTGGATTATAAATTACTACAAATTCTGGCTTGCCCAATCTGCAAAGGTAAACTCATTTACCAGAAAACCACCCATGAGCTGATCTGCACAGCAGATCAACTGGCCTATCCGATTCGCGATGGAATTCCAGTCATGTTGGCAGATCAGGCGCGCCGTTTAATGCAAACTGAGGTACAGTGA
- a CDS encoding endonuclease domain-containing protein encodes MSKSKFKQFAKSLRTNATDTEQLLWQHLRGHRFFKVKFKRQQPIGEYIVDFISFKSQLIIELDGGQHAEQKEYDESRSNWLRSQGFEIIRFWNNEVIENLEGVLMVIAEKLGMGDFF; translated from the coding sequence ATGTCAAAATCAAAATTTAAACAATTTGCTAAGAGCCTGCGCACAAACGCAACTGATACTGAGCAATTATTATGGCAACATTTGCGTGGTCACCGTTTTTTTAAAGTTAAATTCAAACGGCAACAGCCTATTGGTGAGTACATTGTTGACTTTATCTCCTTTAAATCCCAATTAATTATTGAATTAGATGGTGGGCAGCATGCAGAACAAAAGGAATACGATGAAAGCAGATCAAATTGGTTGCGCTCTCAAGGATTTGAAATTATCAGATTTTGGAATAATGAAGTTATTGAGAATTTAGAGGGGGTGTTGATGGTGATTGCTGAGAAACTTGGAATGGGTGACTTTTTTTAA
- the thrS gene encoding threonine--tRNA ligase gives MPVIILPDGQKKEFLEPVSVADVAAAIGAGLAKAALAGKVNGKLVDTSYMIDQDAHVAIITERDPEGLEIIRHSTAHLLAHAVKQLFPQAQVTIGPVIEDGFYYDFSWPQGFTPADLDKIQERMQELAKQDFKVMRREISREEAIAFFRAAGEEYKAQIIESIPVGETLTLYQQGDFTDLCRGPHVPRTGLLKVFKLTKVAGAYWRGNSNNEMLQRIYGTAWADKKALADYLQRLEEAEKRDHRKLAKKLDLFHFQEEAPGMVFWHADGWTIYQTIEQYLRRKLRAQNYLEVRTPQLLDRSLWEKSGHWEKFGDDMFYSESESRQYAVKPMSCPCHVQIFKHGFHSYRDLPLRFAEFGSCHRNEPSGSLHGLMRVRSFVQDDGHIFCTEAQVADEAAHFITQLRQIYADFGFNDIIVRLSTRPEKRMGSDAIWDKAEHALENVLNASGLAWEFQPGEGAFYGPKVEFSLRDCLQRVWQCGTLQVDFLMPERLGAHYIAEDSSKQTPVMLHRAIIGTFERFMGILLEEYAGHLPLWLMPVQVVVMNITDQQRLYADQIVETLKNHGLKVIADLRNEKIGFKIREHTLKHVPYQLIIGDRELETNTVSVRTKAGQDLGSMTLNDFIHKLQVEIAQHSKSQVNNPSPTGEGKRLRL, from the coding sequence ATGCCCGTAATCATCCTGCCCGATGGTCAGAAAAAAGAATTTTTGGAGCCAGTCAGTGTTGCTGACGTGGCTGCTGCTATTGGTGCAGGTCTTGCCAAAGCTGCTTTGGCAGGTAAGGTCAATGGCAAACTAGTCGATACCTCTTATATGATAGATCAAGATGCGCACGTCGCGATCATCACTGAGCGTGACCCCGAAGGATTAGAAATCATCCGCCACTCCACCGCGCATTTATTAGCTCACGCCGTCAAACAATTGTTTCCTCAAGCCCAAGTCACCATCGGTCCAGTGATAGAAGATGGGTTTTACTACGATTTTTCCTGGCCACAAGGTTTTACGCCTGCCGATCTAGATAAAATACAAGAACGTATGCAGGAATTAGCTAAGCAAGATTTTAAAGTGATGCGACGTGAGATCAGTCGTGAAGAAGCCATCGCCTTTTTCCGCGCGGCTGGTGAAGAATACAAAGCTCAAATTATCGAAAGCATCCCAGTCGGTGAAACCCTGACCTTGTATCAACAAGGTGATTTCACTGATTTATGTCGGGGGCCACATGTCCCCAGAACTGGATTATTAAAAGTCTTCAAGCTGACTAAAGTTGCAGGTGCCTACTGGCGTGGTAATTCCAATAATGAAATGCTGCAACGCATTTATGGCACTGCTTGGGCAGATAAAAAAGCCCTGGCTGATTATTTACAGCGTCTGGAAGAAGCCGAAAAACGCGATCATCGCAAACTGGCTAAGAAATTGGATCTATTCCACTTCCAAGAAGAAGCCCCGGGCATGGTGTTCTGGCATGCCGATGGCTGGACTATTTATCAAACCATAGAACAATATCTCCGGCGTAAATTACGCGCGCAAAACTACCTCGAAGTTCGTACGCCACAACTACTGGATCGTAGCCTATGGGAGAAATCCGGGCATTGGGAAAAATTCGGCGATGATATGTTTTATTCTGAATCCGAATCGCGGCAGTATGCAGTCAAACCGATGAGCTGCCCATGTCATGTCCAGATATTCAAACACGGTTTTCACAGTTACCGTGATTTACCGCTGCGATTTGCTGAATTTGGCTCCTGTCATCGCAATGAACCTTCCGGCAGTCTGCATGGATTAATGCGGGTGCGCAGTTTTGTGCAGGACGATGGCCATATTTTCTGCACCGAAGCACAAGTTGCGGATGAAGCGGCGCATTTTATCACTCAGCTGCGGCAGATATATGCCGATTTTGGTTTTAACGACATCATTGTCAGATTATCCACCCGTCCTGAAAAACGCATGGGTTCTGATGCGATATGGGATAAAGCGGAACACGCGCTGGAAAATGTGCTCAATGCCAGTGGTTTGGCTTGGGAATTCCAACCTGGAGAAGGGGCATTTTACGGACCTAAAGTGGAATTTTCACTGCGGGATTGTTTGCAACGCGTATGGCAATGTGGCACCTTGCAGGTAGATTTTCTCATGCCCGAACGCCTAGGCGCGCATTATATTGCCGAGGATAGCAGCAAACAGACCCCCGTGATGCTACACCGCGCGATCATAGGTACGTTTGAACGCTTCATGGGTATTTTGCTCGAAGAGTATGCAGGACATTTGCCGCTATGGTTGATGCCTGTGCAGGTTGTTGTGATGAATATCACCGATCAACAGCGTCTCTATGCCGATCAAATCGTGGAAACATTAAAAAATCATGGATTAAAAGTCATTGCAGACTTGAGAAACGAAAAAATCGGCTTTAAAATCCGCGAGCACACGTTAAAACATGTCCCTTATCAGCTGATTATCGGCGATCGTGAACTGGAGACGAATACAGTTTCGGTGCGCACTAAAGCGGGACAAGACTTAGGCAGCATGACACTCAACGATTTCATCCACAAATTACAGGTTGAAATTGCTCAGCATAGCAAGTCTCAAGTAAATAATCCTTCTCCCACGGGAGAAGGAAAAAGGCTAAGGCTATAA
- the rpmI gene encoding 50S ribosomal protein L35: protein MPKLKSNRGAAKRFKATGGGGFKHRAAYRNHILTKKKNKRKRHLRGTVMIAESDLKSIRRLLNFE from the coding sequence ATGCCAAAATTAAAAAGCAACCGCGGTGCAGCTAAGCGGTTTAAAGCGACCGGGGGTGGTGGATTTAAACACCGTGCTGCCTACCGTAACCATATTTTAACCAAGAAAAAAAATAAGCGTAAACGTCATTTGCGCGGAACAGTCATGATTGCTGAAAGTGATTTGAAAAGCATTCGCCGCTTATTAAACTTTGAATAA
- the infC gene encoding translation initiation factor IF-3, with protein MTTKKTRVNEEITAPEVFLIGTDGEKIGNMRFRQALQMAEEVGKDLVEIAPQATPPVCRIMDYGKYRFEQNKKLAVQKKKQKQVQIKEIKLRPGTDVGDYQVKLRSALRFLEEGDKVKFTVRFRGREMSYQELGMDLLKRIEQDLGEAAIIESRPKLEGKQIAMTVGPKKK; from the coding sequence ATTACAACCAAAAAAACCCGGGTAAACGAAGAAATCACTGCACCTGAAGTATTTCTGATCGGCACAGATGGTGAAAAAATCGGCAATATGCGGTTCAGGCAGGCATTACAAATGGCTGAAGAAGTGGGGAAAGACTTAGTTGAAATTGCGCCCCAAGCGACGCCTCCAGTTTGCCGAATTATGGATTATGGTAAATACCGTTTCGAACAGAACAAAAAATTAGCTGTACAGAAAAAGAAACAAAAGCAAGTACAAATTAAAGAAATCAAGCTGCGTCCCGGCACTGATGTCGGTGATTACCAAGTGAAATTGCGTAGTGCATTGCGATTTTTGGAAGAAGGTGATAAGGTCAAGTTTACTGTGCGCTTCCGCGGCCGGGAAATGTCTTATCAAGAACTGGGTATGGATTTATTAAAACGCATTGAGCAAGATTTAGGTGAAGCGGCGATCATTGAAAGTCGGCCTAAACTGGAAGGCAAGCAGATTGCCATGACGGTCGGGCCAAAGAAAAAATAA
- the pheT gene encoding phenylalanine--tRNA ligase subunit beta, whose translation MKFSTKWLHEWVNPDSNIDQLVEKLTMAGLEVESVTQIGAGLEGVLVGKVLAVTPHPDADRLRVCQVTVAEDVEPLSIICGAPNVRAGLKVAVAMIGAVLPGDVKIRQAKIRGISSSGMLCSAKELGLGEGQEGILELALDAPLGISISEYLSLPDHILDLSLTPNRGDCLSVAGVAREVAAICESEFHPLQPQTIPPVIDTVFPVSVNDGAACPRYTSRVIKGINPHAQTPLWLQARLERSGLRSIHPIVDITNYVMLELGQPLHAFDLKHLAGHITVRQSNPGETVTLLDGQTLSLEKPALVIADNEKILALAGIMGGEQSAVTTETCDLFLESAHFTPDAICPTLRRLAVKSDSAHRYERGVDPELPLAALNRLTELVLQITGGQAGPIICVEDTTQLPKPVTVSLRHQRIERILGISLDVTTVTQILQRLKMTFKPTAEGWEVTVPSYRFDIRQEIDLIEELARLYGYNRIEPKALQAPLTMQPVSEQHLSQSRVRTFWADRGYSEAINYSFVDPELSKLLNPKHPALPLSNPISADMAVMRTSLWMGLIKTALFNLNRQQTRVRLFEIGACFLQSATEFTQQTRIAGISIGNKAQEQWGIKAAPVDFFDIKGDLEAYFDLTKNSEHYHFAPTQHPALHPGRSAELTYLGQPVGYVGALHPQLQQQLGFPSTVYLFELLLDAVAQAQLPMYITPSKYPSIRRDLAFIVDEQFSWRKIHDSIQACVGGMLKNIQLFDIYRGEGIAPGKKSIALGLTFQSASRTLIDEEVDTMVSQVIKTLNENYQAILRN comes from the coding sequence ATGAAATTCAGTACAAAATGGCTGCACGAATGGGTTAATCCCGATAGTAATATTGACCAACTGGTAGAAAAACTTACCATGGCAGGTCTCGAGGTTGAGTCAGTCACTCAGATTGGCGCGGGTTTAGAAGGCGTGCTCGTGGGGAAAGTATTGGCGGTCACTCCCCATCCAGACGCCGATCGGCTACGGGTCTGCCAAGTGACAGTGGCAGAAGATGTTGAGCCCTTAAGCATTATCTGCGGCGCACCCAATGTGCGAGCGGGATTAAAAGTAGCAGTAGCTATGATAGGCGCAGTATTGCCGGGAGATGTGAAAATCCGCCAAGCAAAAATCCGCGGCATCTCCTCCTCGGGCATGTTATGCTCCGCCAAAGAATTAGGTTTGGGCGAAGGTCAAGAAGGCATCCTCGAGTTAGCCTTGGATGCCCCTTTAGGGATCAGCATCAGCGAATACTTAAGCCTACCCGACCATATCCTCGATCTAAGCCTAACCCCTAACCGTGGTGACTGCTTGAGCGTAGCCGGAGTGGCACGGGAGGTCGCTGCCATCTGTGAAAGCGAATTTCATCCGCTGCAGCCGCAAACCATACCCCCAGTGATTGATACTGTTTTTCCAGTCAGTGTCAATGACGGTGCGGCGTGCCCACGCTATACCAGTCGCGTAATCAAAGGCATCAACCCACACGCCCAAACACCCTTGTGGTTGCAAGCACGCCTAGAGCGCAGCGGTTTGCGTAGCATCCACCCCATAGTAGACATCACCAACTACGTCATGCTGGAGCTGGGTCAACCTTTACATGCCTTTGACCTCAAGCATTTGGCAGGACACATCACCGTACGCCAAAGCAACCCAGGAGAAACAGTCACCCTGCTGGATGGTCAAACCCTCAGCTTGGAAAAGCCCGCATTAGTCATCGCCGATAACGAAAAAATCCTCGCCCTAGCCGGCATCATGGGCGGTGAACAATCGGCCGTCACGACTGAGACTTGCGATTTATTTTTAGAAAGTGCGCATTTCACGCCAGATGCCATATGCCCGACACTACGCCGCCTCGCCGTAAAAAGCGATTCTGCACACCGCTATGAGCGTGGTGTCGATCCAGAACTACCCTTGGCGGCACTCAATCGCCTCACCGAATTAGTCCTGCAAATTACCGGTGGTCAGGCAGGTCCAATCATCTGTGTTGAAGACACTACGCAGCTGCCAAAGCCAGTCACCGTGTCGCTACGTCATCAACGCATTGAGCGCATTTTAGGTATTTCTCTTGATGTTACTACCGTAACGCAAATTCTTCAGCGCTTAAAGATGACGTTCAAGCCCACCGCCGAAGGCTGGGAAGTTACTGTGCCTAGCTACCGTTTTGATATCCGTCAGGAAATCGATTTAATCGAAGAATTAGCGCGCCTTTACGGCTATAACCGTATCGAGCCTAAGGCATTACAAGCTCCTCTAACCATGCAACCGGTGTCTGAGCAACACTTGTCACAATCTCGCGTGCGGACTTTTTGGGCGGATCGAGGATATAGCGAAGCAATCAACTACAGCTTTGTCGATCCTGAATTATCTAAGCTATTAAATCCCAAACACCCGGCCTTACCGCTCAGCAATCCCATTTCTGCCGATATGGCAGTCATGCGTACTTCTTTATGGATGGGGTTGATAAAAACCGCCCTGTTCAATTTAAATCGCCAGCAAACACGCGTCCGCTTGTTTGAAATTGGCGCATGCTTTTTGCAATCAGCTACCGAGTTTACCCAACAGACGCGTATCGCTGGCATCAGCATAGGCAATAAAGCGCAAGAACAATGGGGTATCAAAGCAGCTCCAGTAGATTTCTTTGATATCAAAGGTGACTTAGAAGCATATTTTGATTTGACTAAAAATAGCGAACACTACCATTTTGCACCCACGCAGCACCCCGCCTTACATCCAGGACGCAGCGCTGAATTAACCTACTTAGGCCAACCGGTCGGTTATGTGGGCGCCTTACATCCACAATTACAACAGCAGCTGGGTTTTCCTTCCACAGTTTATCTATTCGAATTATTATTAGATGCAGTGGCGCAAGCGCAATTACCGATGTATATTACCCCTTCTAAGTACCCATCGATTCGACGCGATCTGGCGTTTATCGTAGATGAGCAATTCTCTTGGCGCAAAATTCATGACAGCATTCAAGCTTGCGTCGGGGGAATGTTGAAAAATATCCAATTATTTGATATTTATCGCGGTGAGGGTATCGCGCCAGGTAAAAAAAGTATTGCGCTGGGCTTGACGTTTCAATCAGCTTCGCGCACTCTAATAGACGAAGAAGTTGATACTATGGTGAGTCAAGTGATTAAGACGTTGAATGAAAACTATCAGGCAATTTTGAGGAATTAA
- the tsaD gene encoding tRNA (adenosine(37)-N6)-threonylcarbamoyltransferase complex transferase subunit TsaD, with the protein MNILGIETSCDETAVAIYATAGGLLAHDLHSQIKLHAQYGGVVPELASRDHVRKLTPLIQQVLQQSGLQAENIDGIAYTKGPGLMGALLVGAAMAKSLGFAWGIPTLGIHHLEGHLLAPMLEQPAPEFPFLALLVSGGHTALVAVSGVGQYRILGETLDDAAGEAFDKTAKLLGLPYPGGAHLAALAQKGEVERFHFPRPMIDRPGLDFSFSGLKTFAMNTLRANAVDEQTKADIARAFEEAVVETLVIKCQRGIGYTGFKRLVVAGGVGANLALRQALQQKVASQGIELFFPRFAFCTDNAAMIAYAGHCRFMAGECDKSLEIAVHPRWSLEEISGN; encoded by the coding sequence ATGAACATACTCGGTATTGAAACCTCTTGCGATGAAACCGCGGTTGCCATTTATGCAACAGCCGGCGGATTACTAGCGCATGATCTACATAGCCAGATAAAACTTCACGCCCAATATGGTGGTGTGGTACCAGAATTAGCTTCACGCGATCATGTGCGTAAGTTAACGCCGCTGATCCAACAAGTATTACAACAATCTGGATTGCAGGCGGAGAATATAGACGGCATCGCTTATACGAAAGGTCCTGGATTGATGGGCGCTTTGTTGGTGGGGGCGGCTATGGCAAAAAGTTTAGGATTTGCGTGGGGAATTCCAACCTTGGGAATTCATCATTTGGAAGGCCATTTGTTAGCGCCTATGTTGGAGCAACCAGCACCAGAATTTCCATTTCTGGCTTTGCTGGTTTCAGGTGGTCATACGGCCTTGGTTGCGGTATCAGGTGTCGGGCAGTACCGCATTTTAGGTGAAACCTTAGACGATGCGGCAGGGGAGGCGTTTGATAAAACGGCTAAATTGTTGGGTCTGCCTTATCCTGGTGGCGCACATCTGGCAGCTTTAGCGCAAAAAGGGGAGGTTGAGCGCTTTCATTTTCCTCGTCCCATGATAGATCGTCCGGGTTTGGATTTTAGTTTTAGCGGGCTTAAAACTTTTGCCATGAATACACTGCGTGCTAATGCTGTAGATGAACAGACTAAAGCTGATATTGCGCGGGCTTTTGAAGAAGCGGTGGTGGAAACCTTGGTCATCAAGTGCCAACGTGGGATAGGTTATACAGGATTTAAGCGTTTGGTTGTGGCGGGTGGTGTAGGGGCGAATTTGGCGCTGCGTCAAGCTTTGCAGCAAAAGGTGGCTAGCCAAGGGATTGAATTATTTTTTCCGCGCTTTGCGTTTTGTACGGATAATGCTGCGATGATTGCTTATGCAGGACATTGCCGGTTTATGGCGGGGGAGTGTGATAAGAGTCTGGAAATAGCGGTGCATCCGCGGTGGTCTTTGGAGGAGATATCTGGGAATTAG
- the rplT gene encoding 50S ribosomal protein L20, with amino-acid sequence MPRVKRGVQARARHKKVLKQAKGHYGARSRVFRVAKQSAIKAGQYAYRDRRQRKRQFRALWIVRINAAAREVGLSYSRLIAGLKKAAIEIDRKILADLAVLNKTAFTAIAEKAKAALESA; translated from the coding sequence ATGCCAAGAGTCAAACGCGGGGTTCAAGCTAGAGCCCGGCATAAAAAAGTATTAAAGCAAGCCAAAGGCCATTACGGTGCACGCAGCCGCGTATTTCGTGTCGCTAAGCAGTCTGCTATCAAAGCCGGACAATATGCCTACCGTGACCGCCGTCAGCGCAAACGCCAATTCCGTGCATTATGGATCGTGCGTATCAATGCTGCTGCACGTGAAGTGGGTCTATCTTACAGCCGCCTGATTGCTGGTTTGAAAAAAGCTGCAATTGAAATAGATCGTAAAATATTAGCTGATCTGGCAGTGTTGAATAAAACTGCATTTACAGCCATTGCCGAAAAAGCTAAAGCCGCGCTTGAGAGCGCATAA
- the pheS gene encoding phenylalanine--tRNA ligase subunit alpha yields MQELLQSAQQAINAVTDLAALEQLRTHYLGKKGQITEVLKNLGALPPELRSQIGQTANAAKQQLQHTLQARQDALQTLQLTQKLENERIDVTLPGRLHIASGNLHPVARIRERIEQLFITEGFNVVEGPEIEDDYHNFAALNFPEHHPARAMHDTFYFDNGLLLRTHTSPVQIRVMQQTPPPLRIITPGRVYRCDSDQTHTPMFHQVEGLVVDETCTFANLKGMLQDFFIQLFERDLKFRFRPSYFPFTEPSAEADIACVKCEGQGCRICSHTGWLEVLGCGMVHPNVLSMCGIDSERYTGFAFGIGIDRLAMLRYGIDDLRKFFDNDLRFLEQF; encoded by the coding sequence ATGCAGGAGTTATTACAATCCGCGCAACAAGCCATCAACGCCGTAACCGATCTTGCCGCACTAGAACAACTGCGCACACACTATTTGGGAAAAAAAGGTCAAATCACCGAAGTACTGAAAAACCTAGGTGCTCTACCCCCTGAACTACGCTCACAAATCGGACAAACCGCTAATGCTGCCAAACAACAATTGCAACACACCCTACAAGCACGCCAAGATGCCCTGCAAACTTTACAGCTGACACAAAAATTAGAAAACGAACGCATCGATGTTACCCTACCAGGCCGACTCCACATTGCATCTGGTAACTTGCATCCTGTCGCTCGCATCCGCGAACGCATAGAACAACTCTTCATAACTGAAGGTTTCAACGTCGTTGAAGGTCCTGAAATCGAAGACGATTATCACAATTTTGCCGCGCTGAATTTCCCAGAACACCATCCGGCGCGCGCCATGCATGACACTTTTTATTTTGACAATGGCTTATTATTACGCACGCATACCTCACCCGTACAAATCCGCGTCATGCAACAAACTCCTCCCCCTTTGCGCATCATCACCCCTGGCCGCGTTTATCGCTGTGATTCTGACCAGACGCATACCCCCATGTTTCATCAAGTCGAAGGCTTGGTGGTTGATGAAACTTGCACATTCGCAAATTTAAAAGGCATGTTACAGGACTTTTTTATCCAACTATTTGAACGCGATCTCAAATTCCGTTTTCGCCCGTCCTATTTCCCATTCACCGAACCCTCAGCCGAAGCCGACATCGCCTGTGTCAAATGCGAAGGGCAGGGTTGCAGAATCTGCAGTCATACAGGTTGGTTGGAAGTGCTAGGCTGCGGTATGGTGCACCCCAATGTGCTGTCCATGTGCGGTATTGATTCTGAACGCTATACCGGTTTTGCGTTTGGTATTGGCATAGATCGCTTAGCAATGTTACGTTACGGTATTGACGATTTGCGGAAATTCTTTGACAATGATTTGCGATTTTTAGAACAGTTTTAA
- a CDS encoding SDR family oxidoreductase — protein MREVWDNPKNAEMLKKFLNKVPLGRFMEPSELVPLVLFLASSGSNYMNGAMLQIDDGARFNPD, from the coding sequence TTGCGCGAAGTTTGGGATAATCCAAAAAATGCTGAGATGTTGAAAAAATTTCTAAATAAAGTGCCGCTGGGACGTTTTATGGAGCCCAGTGAATTGGTGCCTTTGGTTTTATTTTTAGCGAGTTCTGGATCGAATTATATGAATGGCGCCATGTTGCAAATTGATGATGGGGCGCGGTTTAACCCAGATTGA
- a CDS encoding integration host factor subunit alpha → MAVTKADLVNHLFNVLGINKREAKEVVESLFAEVMLALERGEEVKLSGFGIFGIRDKNERPGRNPKTGESIPIKARRVVTFRAGEKLKARVVNYATRTTQQETSKSDNE, encoded by the coding sequence ATGGCAGTGACCAAAGCGGATTTAGTCAACCATCTGTTTAATGTGCTAGGCATTAACAAACGCGAAGCCAAAGAAGTGGTGGAATCGCTGTTTGCGGAAGTCATGCTAGCACTGGAGCGTGGTGAAGAGGTCAAACTTTCGGGTTTTGGCATCTTTGGCATACGCGACAAAAATGAACGTCCGGGAAGGAACCCAAAAACGGGGGAGTCAATCCCCATTAAAGCGCGTCGCGTGGTGACTTTTAGGGCGGGTGAGAAACTTAAAGCCAGGGTTGTAAACTATGCAACAAGAACTACACAACAAGAAACGAGCAAATCTGACAACGAATAA